One Gordonia mangrovi genomic region harbors:
- a CDS encoding MIP/aquaporin family protein, giving the protein MTGIPRRTLRGELTAEFFGTFIFLVCGLGAIAQLTIYDTGSLETVAWAWGLAVAFAIYISGGISGAHLNPAVTLAFACRRGFPWRKVLPYITVQTLAAFFAAALIRWEYSEAISQFDPDRTKGLTIFTTQAQDFVSNGGALRNQIIATALLLIIIAALIDARNAPPMANLAPLLIGLSVTVGIMVLAVNGGYAINPARDFGPRLLAWLCGYSDAFTAHQSFWWVPIAGPLIGGPLGILIYDAVIGRLLPWATPEIGRNVQNPDTHEVIETASSDK; this is encoded by the coding sequence ATGACCGGTATTCCACGCCGCACCCTACGTGGCGAACTCACGGCTGAGTTCTTCGGAACCTTCATTTTCCTGGTCTGCGGTCTCGGCGCGATTGCGCAATTGACCATCTATGACACCGGCTCGCTGGAGACGGTCGCGTGGGCATGGGGTCTGGCCGTGGCATTCGCGATCTATATCTCGGGTGGAATCAGTGGCGCTCACCTCAATCCGGCTGTCACGCTGGCCTTCGCCTGCCGGCGAGGGTTCCCATGGCGAAAAGTACTGCCGTACATAACCGTTCAGACATTGGCCGCATTCTTCGCGGCCGCGCTGATCCGGTGGGAGTATTCGGAGGCGATCAGCCAGTTCGACCCGGACAGAACCAAAGGGCTGACTATCTTCACCACTCAGGCACAGGATTTTGTTTCGAATGGTGGCGCACTACGCAACCAGATCATCGCGACTGCGCTCCTTCTCATCATCATCGCCGCGTTGATCGACGCGCGGAATGCTCCGCCGATGGCCAACCTCGCACCGCTGCTGATCGGGCTCAGCGTGACCGTCGGCATCATGGTGCTCGCCGTCAACGGCGGCTATGCCATCAACCCCGCGCGTGACTTCGGCCCGCGGCTACTCGCATGGCTCTGTGGCTACAGTGACGCCTTCACGGCACATCAGTCCTTCTGGTGGGTGCCGATCGCCGGACCCCTCATCGGCGGGCCCCTGGGCATTCTCATCTACGACGCCGTCATCGGCCGACTCCTGCCGTGGGCGACACCAGAGATCGGCAGAAACGTCCAGAACCCCGACACCCACGAAGTCATCGAAACAGCATCGTCCGACAAGTGA
- a CDS encoding sigma-54-dependent Fis family transcriptional regulator, which yields MTSEASMREQIAESWKRSAGYRVRRDSLELRPVEYDPEARFLRLAAPVLESLSEQVADAGISVTLADRDSTIVWRHSADRRSGSVLDNHFVAPGFNFNEDQVGTNGMGTALATERPAVVLAGEHFKDSLDVFCCASAPIRHPLTRHALGVLNLMCRADDYSKLMLPMVLRGVTDLERRIVDDSSAHERILFDRFLAEPRRRATPIFVVNDALFIANDEGGALDLDHRMVLDTVRAAHAQSVATVALPIGSVVMDATVVPIENGDLLIGAIVRLHRRTAHGGGSPRASASETDEDLSTSVRRKLDSGETPLLYGEAGTGKSTLLRQAFGLGGRCDPPESGDLYVHDCLDPLSDIDELIAAVQRGAGDVLITHVDALPSQVCSYLGTILRTPARQARFVGVTATCDNARSVEKIATPLAARAVRVAPVRERPGVIEALATSRAAQAPAGPRTLTPAALQRLRTHSWPGNFRELDAVLSSLVTQGGLSTISVHDLPELFWRADVTRERLTPIELGEAQVIQSTLAAVDWNKSAAASRLQMSRTSLYKKIRRYRIVPS from the coding sequence GTGACATCAGAAGCCTCGATGCGGGAGCAGATCGCCGAGTCGTGGAAACGTTCGGCCGGTTATCGGGTGCGCCGCGACTCGCTCGAGTTGCGGCCGGTGGAGTACGACCCCGAGGCCCGGTTCCTCCGACTTGCAGCGCCAGTCCTGGAGTCGCTGTCGGAGCAGGTTGCCGATGCAGGAATCAGCGTCACACTGGCTGACCGTGACAGTACGATCGTGTGGCGCCACTCGGCGGACCGACGATCTGGCTCTGTACTCGACAACCATTTCGTCGCACCTGGTTTCAACTTCAACGAAGACCAGGTGGGCACCAATGGCATGGGTACGGCGCTGGCGACCGAACGGCCCGCGGTCGTGTTGGCCGGCGAGCACTTCAAGGATTCACTCGACGTCTTCTGTTGCGCGTCGGCACCCATACGGCACCCGCTCACGCGCCATGCCCTTGGTGTTCTGAACCTGATGTGTCGCGCCGACGACTACAGCAAACTGATGTTGCCCATGGTGCTCCGCGGGGTCACCGACCTCGAGCGGCGGATCGTCGACGACAGCAGCGCCCACGAACGCATCCTGTTCGACCGTTTCCTGGCAGAACCGCGTCGGCGCGCGACACCGATCTTCGTCGTGAATGACGCGCTGTTCATCGCGAATGACGAAGGCGGAGCCCTCGACCTCGATCACCGCATGGTGCTCGACACGGTTCGCGCGGCCCATGCGCAATCTGTCGCCACCGTTGCGCTCCCGATCGGATCGGTGGTGATGGATGCGACCGTGGTCCCCATCGAGAACGGTGACCTACTCATCGGTGCGATCGTTCGGCTGCACCGCCGAACGGCGCACGGCGGTGGGTCCCCGCGGGCCAGCGCATCCGAGACCGACGAGGACCTGAGCACTTCAGTGCGAAGGAAGCTCGATTCCGGCGAAACGCCCCTCCTTTACGGTGAGGCCGGAACGGGGAAATCGACGCTTCTCCGACAAGCGTTCGGGCTGGGCGGCCGCTGCGACCCACCGGAATCCGGGGACCTCTACGTCCACGACTGCCTCGATCCGTTGTCGGATATCGACGAGCTGATCGCGGCGGTCCAACGTGGGGCCGGCGACGTCCTGATCACTCACGTCGATGCACTACCCAGCCAAGTGTGCAGCTACCTGGGCACGATACTGCGGACACCAGCACGACAGGCACGCTTCGTCGGCGTGACCGCGACGTGTGACAACGCGAGGTCGGTGGAGAAGATCGCGACGCCACTGGCCGCCCGTGCGGTCCGGGTGGCTCCCGTTCGAGAGCGTCCGGGTGTCATCGAAGCCCTCGCGACCAGCCGAGCCGCGCAGGCACCCGCAGGCCCTCGAACTTTGACACCGGCTGCGCTACAACGGTTACGCACGCACTCGTGGCCGGGCAACTTCCGGGAACTCGACGCCGTACTGTCGAGCCTTGTCACACAAGGTGGGCTGTCCACCATCTCGGTGCACGACCTACCCGAGCTGTTCTGGCGGGCGGATGTCACCCGGGAACGTCTCACCCCTATCGAGCTCGGCGAGGCCCAGGTCATTCAATCCACGCTGGCGGCCGTCGACTGGAACAAATCCGCGGCAGCATCCCGGCTGCAGATGTCACGAACCTCGTTGTACAAGAAGATTCGCCGATACCGCATCGTCCCCTCGTGA
- a CDS encoding metal-sulfur cluster assembly factor — protein MITPSVETILEKLAGVVDPCSVAADVPLSIVDMGMVESVDADDDGLVRIALRLTAPMCHQLPYFEMSIEECLGDVVGVTGVECSFDHGQHWTAEMLTPAASLQLRSHREAVAGRAGRADLRIP, from the coding sequence ATGATCACGCCATCAGTGGAAACCATCCTGGAGAAGCTGGCGGGGGTCGTCGACCCGTGCAGCGTCGCGGCCGATGTACCACTGTCGATCGTTGACATGGGGATGGTCGAGAGCGTCGATGCAGATGACGACGGACTCGTGCGGATCGCACTGCGGTTGACGGCGCCGATGTGTCATCAACTCCCCTACTTCGAGATGTCGATCGAGGAGTGCCTCGGTGATGTCGTCGGCGTGACCGGTGTCGAATGCAGTTTCGATCATGGCCAGCATTGGACCGCCGAGATGCTCACGCCGGCCGCCTCATTGCAGTTGCGGAGTCACCGTGAGGCGGTGGCCGGTCGTGCGGGCCGGGCTGATCTTCGAATCCCATGA
- a CDS encoding amidohydrolase family protein has product MIDDVFVVDATTHSYNYLPDNNAAGHYSEGVTNAIFGAHYALSPAGYRIPREHYVRDWGVDEAASMMFLESDYDIACHHVLALTAYKDGGSGLAKAREARKRWPQRFQVYAGVDPMFPEAAVDSLEQQVEELAPIGLKLYPNSYSASGVRGWHMDDPEIAFPLFQKCLDLGIKVVAIHKAVPLGPVPMEHYRMDDIDAAADAFPDLQFEVVHGGAAFVEETAFQLARFSNVWVNLEITASLACAKPAAFVRIMADLVSQAGPDALQRIIWATGASVWHPDPPLQWFWEKFGFSEQQREGEGLPEITPAVKRAILGQNWLSMHGLDEAVLAAGIAGDEFAIERARGKADPYSTTLSKGVAE; this is encoded by the coding sequence ATGATCGACGATGTGTTCGTTGTTGATGCGACAACGCACAGTTACAATTACCTGCCGGACAACAACGCGGCAGGACACTATTCTGAGGGTGTCACCAACGCTATTTTCGGTGCGCACTACGCATTGTCCCCCGCCGGATATCGAATTCCTCGCGAGCATTACGTGCGAGATTGGGGAGTCGATGAAGCCGCCTCGATGATGTTCTTGGAAAGCGATTACGACATCGCCTGCCACCACGTGCTGGCACTGACCGCGTACAAGGATGGCGGCAGTGGCCTTGCCAAGGCCAGGGAGGCACGAAAGCGCTGGCCGCAGCGATTTCAGGTGTACGCGGGCGTGGACCCGATGTTCCCTGAGGCAGCGGTGGACTCCTTGGAGCAGCAGGTCGAGGAACTTGCGCCCATCGGATTGAAGCTGTACCCGAATTCTTACAGTGCCAGTGGTGTTCGGGGATGGCATATGGACGACCCGGAGATTGCGTTCCCGCTCTTCCAAAAATGTCTCGATCTCGGAATCAAGGTGGTCGCCATCCATAAAGCGGTGCCGTTGGGGCCGGTTCCCATGGAGCACTACCGGATGGACGACATCGATGCTGCGGCGGATGCATTCCCTGATCTCCAATTCGAGGTCGTTCACGGCGGCGCGGCCTTTGTCGAAGAAACCGCATTCCAGTTGGCACGGTTCTCCAACGTTTGGGTCAACCTCGAGATCACCGCGAGTCTTGCCTGCGCCAAGCCGGCCGCGTTTGTGCGCATCATGGCCGACCTGGTCAGTCAGGCCGGACCCGACGCATTGCAGCGCATCATCTGGGCCACCGGCGCCAGCGTCTGGCACCCGGATCCGCCGCTGCAGTGGTTCTGGGAGAAGTTCGGATTCTCTGAACAGCAACGCGAAGGCGAGGGACTCCCGGAGATCACGCCGGCAGTCAAGCGAGCGATCCTCGGGCAGAACTGGCTTTCCATGCATGGTCTCGACGAAGCCGTGCTCGCGGCCGGTATCGCCGGCGACGAGTTCGCCATCGAGCGCGCGCGCGGCAAAGCAGACCCGTATTCGACAACACTCTCGAAGGGTGTTGCGGAATGA